The Bacillus sp. F19 DNA segment GAGTGCATCTTTCTAAGCACATTTGCTAGGTACTGAATTGACGATTTGAAGGTTAATATAGTATGATTACTTTTGTGTTTTTATTTTAGAATGGAAAGGGGCATTGTGAGGTTGTATTAATGAAAAGCGCCTGAACTAAGCGGACCGAAAATAGCTTAGTTGACGAGGATGGAGGATTATCGAAAGTTCGGCGGATGCCTCCCGGTTGACGATTACAGCCGTAAGCTCTCTCCTAAAAACAAAGAGGCAACTTTTTGCACAAAGGGAAGAACGTAATCAAACTAAAAAATATAGACATGTGTGAGGGGACAGCAGAAGGTCCCCGTGGCTTGACCTGTCCCCCGCCTATTTGGGAGGATACTTTATTATGTGCGGAATTGTAGGATATATTGGACAACAGGATACGAAAGAAATCTTATTGCGTGGACTAGAAAAGCTTGAATATCGCGGATATGACTCAGCGGGCATTGCCGTAATCAATGAAGACGGAGTGCATGTTTTTAAAGAAAAAGGACGCATTGCCATTCTTCGTGAAGTAGTGGATGCAAATGTAATGTCTACAGCAGGGATTGGACATACCCGCTGGGCGACTCACGGTGCACCAAGCAAACGCAATTCACATCCGCATCAAAGTGCATCAAGCCGCTTTACGCTAGTGCACAATGGTGTTATTGAAAACTATTCAAGCTTGAAACGCGAATATCTTCAGGATGTTATGCTAGTCAGTGATACAGATACAGAAGTAGTTGTTCAGGTCATTGAACAATTCGTTAATAAAGGAGCGGACGTGGAAGAAGCGTTCAGCCAAACACTTTCCATTTTAAAAGGTTCTTATGCGATCGCGCTTTTAGACAATCAAAATCCAGATACGATTTTTGTTGCTAAAAATAAAAGCCCATTGCTTGTTGGTCTTGGAGAAGGCTTCAACGTTGTTGCATCTGATGCAATGGCTATGCTGCAGGTAACAGACCAATATGTAGAATTGATGGATAAAGAAATCGTCATTGTGAAACGTGAAGCTGTTACAATCAAAAACCTTCAAGGTGAAACAATTGACCGTGCTCCTTATACAGCTGAATTAGATGCAAGTGATATTGAAAAAGGAACATACCCTCACTATATGTTAAAAGAAGTGGATGAGCAGCCGCTTGTTATGCGCAAAATCATCCAAAAATATCAAAATGATCAAGGCAAGCTGACAATGGACCCAGCAATTGTAGATGCTATCAACACTTCAGACCGCCTCTATATCGTAGCGTGCGGAACAAGCTACCATGCAGGTCTTGTCGGTAAGCAATTCATTGAAAGATGGGCTAAGAAACCGGTTGAGGTTCACGTTGCAAGTGAATTCTCATATAACATGCCGATTTTATCAGAGAAGCCATTATTCATCTTCATCTCACAAAGCGGTGAGACTGCAGACAGCCGTGCCGTTCTTGTTCAAATTAAAGAACTTGGCTACCAGTCTTTAACCATTACAAACGTACCTGGTTCAACCCTTTCACGTGAAGCGAACCACACGTTATTGCTTCATGCAGGTCCTGAAATCGCTGTTGCTTCAACGAAAGCTTATACAGCACAATTAGGCGTTCTTGCCATTCTTGCAGCTGTAACAGCTGAAGCTAGAGGTGTAGAGTTAAGCTTTGATCTTGTAAATGAGCTTGGCATCGTGGCAAATGCAATGGAAGTCCTTTGCGATCAGAAAGACGAAATGGAGTACATTGCACGCGAATACCTTTCAACAACACGCAACTGCTTCTTCATCGGCCGTTCCGTTGACTACTATGTAGGACTTGAAGGTGCGCTTAAACTAAAAGAAATCTCTTACATCCAGGCAGAAGGATTTGCCGGTGGAGAGCTTAAGCACGGTACAATCGCGCTGATTGAAAACGGCACGCCTGTTATCGCGCTTGCAACACAAGAGCATGTAAACTTAAGCATCCGCGGAAACGTTAAAGAAGTAGCAGCACGCGGAGCTAATCCATGCATCATCTCGCTTAAAGGTCTAGAAGAAGAAGATGACCGTTTCGTTCTTCCTGCAATCCATGAGGAACTTACACCACTTGCTTCTGTTATTCCTTTACAGCTGATTGCTTACTATGCAGCCCTTCACAGAGGCTGTGACGTTGATAAACCGCGTAACCTTGCTAAGAGTGTTACGGTTGAGTAAGAGGGATTATAGAGAAACAGCGACTTGTAGACCGACAACAAAGTTGAAGTCGTTTAAAAACAAATAAAGTTGTTTAAAAGTGGCATGGATTTGCGTTTTCATGCCACTTTTTTCTATTTTTAAGTATAATAATTGTAAGAATATGTCGGTATTCTTCAGTTTAAAGAATGAGCAGACACCTTGAAATAAAGGTGTCTTTTTGAGTTTAAAGATAAGATTTAAACGATAGTGGATTATATTTCTTCTTCTCACACATTTCCATTATACAAGCTGCTAATTGTTGAATACCGAGTTCTATTTTATTTTCATATACTTGTGAAATACTTAGTCGAATGGCTTTCTGTTTGTTTCCAACTAAATACATTCTAGAAGCATTGTCTACATAAATTTGTTTTTCATGTAATAGATAAATCAATTTATCAACATCTATATGTGAAGGCAAGAAGATGGTGAGATAAAAACCACTTTTGGGCTTTGTAAATGATATATAGCTTGGTAAATATGATGAACAAGCATTTAGTAATGTCTTCATTTTGTTTATGTACAATTGTTTTACATTTTCTAAATGATAGTGAAACATCCCACTTTTCAAATAGATTTCTAATGCTCCTTGTGAAAGTGCCGATGTATTGAAATCAGCACTAAATTTATAGCGTACAAAGGAATCAATCATTGTTTCTGGGAGTACAACAGTCGCAATGCGTAACCCTGGTAAAAATACTTTTGAAAAGCTTTTGACATAAATGATTCTTCCGTTGGGTTCATATGCAAACAAAGGGTCTGCTTTTGGATCCG contains these protein-coding regions:
- the glmS gene encoding glutamine--fructose-6-phosphate transaminase (isomerizing), which codes for MCGIVGYIGQQDTKEILLRGLEKLEYRGYDSAGIAVINEDGVHVFKEKGRIAILREVVDANVMSTAGIGHTRWATHGAPSKRNSHPHQSASSRFTLVHNGVIENYSSLKREYLQDVMLVSDTDTEVVVQVIEQFVNKGADVEEAFSQTLSILKGSYAIALLDNQNPDTIFVAKNKSPLLVGLGEGFNVVASDAMAMLQVTDQYVELMDKEIVIVKREAVTIKNLQGETIDRAPYTAELDASDIEKGTYPHYMLKEVDEQPLVMRKIIQKYQNDQGKLTMDPAIVDAINTSDRLYIVACGTSYHAGLVGKQFIERWAKKPVEVHVASEFSYNMPILSEKPLFIFISQSGETADSRAVLVQIKELGYQSLTITNVPGSTLSREANHTLLLHAGPEIAVASTKAYTAQLGVLAILAAVTAEARGVELSFDLVNELGIVANAMEVLCDQKDEMEYIAREYLSTTRNCFFIGRSVDYYVGLEGALKLKEISYIQAEGFAGGELKHGTIALIENGTPVIALATQEHVNLSIRGNVKEVAARGANPCIISLKGLEEEDDRFVLPAIHEELTPLASVIPLQLIAYYAALHRGCDVDKPRNLAKSVTVE